The following are from one region of the Paenibacillus sp. JZ16 genome:
- a CDS encoding BMP family lipoprotein — MKKTWSILLTLVLSVGLLAGCGNDDKSTDSGAANGGSEGSQDKKRIALVLPEKIGVNPFFALMDEGLQKAAADFNVEVKTIESTDPASIEQNLRTAVAEKYDLIITSTFQMEDALKKVAPENPDVPFAIIDTVVDLPNVRSVVFREHEAAYLLGAAAGLATKTNKVGNVVADDIPIMHKYMTGFAEGAKSVNPNVEIFVNYVGGFTDPAKAKELALLQNSKGADFVAGLSAVGDLGVFEAAKEKGFYASGQDTDNTGTDPEHVVLAQLKGTDAVVYETVKDFAEDKYSFDIRDYGLKEGGVGLTYVTHESKTPLNPFIGQDIVDQLKVISDDIIAGKIKVTNALEQN, encoded by the coding sequence ATGAAAAAGACATGGTCAATTCTATTAACACTCGTATTATCCGTTGGATTGCTTGCAGGTTGCGGCAATGATGATAAGTCTACTGACAGTGGTGCAGCTAATGGCGGTTCTGAAGGATCTCAAGATAAGAAACGCATTGCACTTGTTCTCCCCGAGAAGATCGGCGTGAATCCTTTCTTTGCATTGATGGACGAAGGATTGCAGAAGGCTGCTGCCGATTTCAATGTCGAAGTGAAGACGATTGAATCGACAGACCCGGCTTCGATTGAGCAAAACCTGCGTACGGCGGTTGCCGAAAAATATGATTTGATTATTACATCCACCTTCCAGATGGAAGATGCACTGAAGAAGGTTGCACCGGAGAATCCGGACGTGCCTTTTGCCATTATCGATACGGTAGTGGATTTGCCGAATGTCCGCAGCGTCGTATTCCGTGAACATGAAGCAGCTTACCTGCTTGGTGCAGCAGCTGGATTGGCTACGAAGACCAACAAGGTTGGCAACGTGGTTGCAGACGACATTCCTATTATGCATAAATATATGACCGGCTTTGCAGAAGGTGCAAAATCGGTAAACCCTAACGTTGAAATTTTCGTTAACTACGTCGGCGGTTTCACAGATCCGGCTAAAGCGAAGGAACTCGCGCTCCTGCAGAACTCCAAAGGTGCCGATTTCGTTGCAGGCCTTTCCGCTGTTGGTGATTTGGGCGTATTCGAAGCCGCGAAAGAGAAAGGCTTCTACGCTTCAGGACAAGACACGGATAACACGGGCACGGATCCCGAGCACGTTGTGCTCGCTCAATTAAAAGGTACAGACGCTGTTGTCTACGAAACGGTTAAAGACTTTGCAGAAGACAAATACTCATTCGATATTCGTGATTACGGACTGAAAGAAGGCGGCGTGGGTCTTACTTACGTTACGCATGAGAGCAAAACACCGCTTAACCCATTCATTGGACAAGACATCGTGGATCAGCTTAAGGTGATTTCCGACGATATTATCGCCGGAAAGATTAAAGTAACCAACGCATTGGAACAAAATTAG
- a CDS encoding ABC transporter permease: MNKWTKFTLPLLQPIAAIIVGLLAGAIAIMIAGGDILQTYAEMWKGAFGGMYFFTNTLSRATPIILIGLGAAFAFRAGFFNLGAEGQMVFGALAAALVGLYMPGPGWLVCIVAILAGVIAGGLWSVMAGYFDARFRVNLLISTLLLNYVAVLFAGYLVAYPLKDRSGSAAMAQSEMLDNSVWLPKLISGMPLHVGFVLAVLAALIIFVLLKRSVIGYEVRMLGGNPLFALFGGVKRGPMMLGAMFFSGGLAGLGGAVEILGSQYRYIDGALSTADYAWTGIMAALLAGSHPIGTLIASIFLAALQTGGMGVERNTEVPLEVGAIIQAVLILFISARFTYSFLKRRKGNKSDGTAV; encoded by the coding sequence ATGAATAAATGGACAAAATTTACGCTTCCGCTGCTCCAGCCGATCGCCGCCATCATTGTGGGGCTGCTCGCCGGTGCCATTGCCATCATGATTGCCGGCGGCGATATCCTGCAGACTTACGCGGAGATGTGGAAGGGTGCCTTCGGCGGCATGTATTTCTTCACGAATACGCTATCCCGGGCGACCCCGATCATTCTGATCGGTCTGGGTGCGGCGTTTGCCTTCCGTGCAGGTTTCTTTAACCTTGGCGCGGAAGGTCAGATGGTGTTTGGCGCACTCGCTGCCGCATTGGTCGGATTGTACATGCCGGGTCCCGGCTGGCTGGTGTGCATCGTTGCGATTCTTGCCGGTGTTATCGCAGGTGGATTATGGTCGGTGATGGCCGGTTATTTTGATGCCCGGTTCCGGGTGAACCTGCTGATCTCCACGCTGCTGCTGAACTATGTGGCGGTATTGTTTGCAGGCTATCTGGTTGCCTATCCGCTGAAAGACCGTTCGGGCTCGGCTGCGATGGCGCAATCCGAAATGCTGGATAACAGCGTGTGGCTGCCAAAGCTGATTTCCGGCATGCCGCTGCATGTAGGATTTGTGCTCGCGGTGCTGGCTGCGTTGATTATATTCGTTCTGCTGAAGCGCTCCGTGATTGGTTACGAGGTGCGGATGCTTGGCGGCAACCCGCTGTTTGCCCTGTTTGGGGGCGTTAAACGCGGTCCCATGATGCTTGGGGCCATGTTCTTCAGCGGCGGCTTGGCCGGACTTGGCGGCGCCGTTGAAATTCTGGGCTCCCAGTATCGTTATATCGATGGTGCATTATCTACGGCCGACTATGCCTGGACGGGCATTATGGCTGCATTGTTGGCAGGATCGCATCCGATCGGCACGCTGATTGCATCGATCTTTTTGGCCGCGCTGCAGACAGGCGGTATGGGCGTGGAACGGAATACGGAAGTGCCGCTTGAGGTAGGAGCGATCATCCAAGCCGTGCTGATTCTCTTTATATCCGCCCGATTCACATACAGCTTCCTGAAGCGCAGAAAGGGGAACAAATCCGATGGAACAGCTGTTTGA
- a CDS encoding ABC transporter ATP-binding protein has translation MLLQMDNITKKYGEFSANRGIDFSLRAGEVHAIVGENGAGKTTLMRILYGMEQPTSGTIRLNGKEVSFASPLDAIKGGIGMVHQHFMLFPTFTIAENIVIGNEPGSGAGFDRNQAVKIVEGLCEKYGMKVDPRATVSSSAPGVQQRVEILKVLYQGAEIIILDEPTGVLTPLEVQELLDAIKQLSKQGKSFILISHKLNEVLDVADRITVLRDGAVTGVVEKGNTDAHELSRLMVGRELMELDRKPVTPGEKVLEVSDVSIRGTKGKPVLDGVNMDVRAGEVVGIAGISGNGQSELLQVISGLAQPDSGRIAVSGKDVTGMSTREIREHGLAHIPEDRYVWGANRIATVMDTGLMGHHRRLQKGGFLNLKDIRKLVSGWVQKFSIKTGSLETSTQYLSGGNLQKLIVARELEQGTPFLIAAEPTRGVDIGAMETIHSELLKRREEGTGILLVSSELTEILKLSDRILVMFEGRIAGELSAKEATEEKLGLLMAGGTL, from the coding sequence ATGCTACTCCAGATGGACAATATTACGAAAAAGTATGGCGAGTTCAGCGCAAACCGCGGCATTGATTTTTCGCTGCGCGCGGGTGAGGTTCATGCGATTGTCGGGGAGAATGGTGCAGGCAAAACGACGCTGATGCGGATATTGTACGGGATGGAGCAGCCAACCTCGGGTACGATTCGGCTGAATGGCAAGGAAGTTTCGTTTGCAAGCCCGCTTGACGCGATTAAAGGCGGAATCGGCATGGTGCACCAGCACTTCATGCTGTTTCCTACGTTTACGATCGCCGAGAACATCGTGATCGGCAATGAGCCGGGCTCAGGTGCAGGGTTTGACCGCAATCAAGCCGTAAAGATCGTGGAAGGACTCTGCGAAAAATACGGCATGAAAGTGGACCCGCGCGCCACCGTTAGCAGCAGCGCCCCCGGCGTGCAGCAGCGGGTTGAAATATTGAAGGTGCTGTATCAGGGCGCCGAGATCATTATATTGGATGAGCCAACAGGCGTGTTGACGCCGCTTGAGGTGCAGGAGCTTCTGGATGCCATTAAACAGCTCTCCAAACAGGGAAAGAGCTTTATTCTGATCAGTCATAAGCTGAACGAGGTCCTTGATGTGGCTGATCGCATCACGGTGCTCCGTGACGGCGCCGTCACAGGCGTAGTGGAGAAGGGGAATACCGATGCCCATGAGCTTTCCCGACTCATGGTCGGCCGTGAGCTCATGGAGCTGGATCGTAAGCCGGTCACGCCGGGCGAGAAGGTGCTGGAAGTATCGGATGTTTCAATCCGCGGTACGAAAGGAAAGCCGGTTCTGGACGGCGTCAATATGGACGTCCGTGCGGGTGAGGTTGTCGGGATTGCCGGTATTTCCGGCAACGGGCAGTCCGAACTGCTTCAGGTGATCTCCGGTCTGGCTCAGCCGGACAGCGGGCGAATTGCCGTTTCGGGCAAGGACGTAACCGGCATGTCGACAAGAGAAATACGGGAGCACGGATTAGCTCATATTCCCGAGGATCGGTATGTGTGGGGGGCGAATCGCATTGCAACCGTTATGGATACCGGGCTTATGGGTCACCATCGCCGCTTGCAGAAGGGCGGCTTCCTCAATCTGAAGGACATTCGTAAGCTGGTTTCCGGATGGGTTCAGAAGTTCTCGATCAAGACGGGCTCCCTGGAGACCAGCACGCAGTATTTATCCGGCGGCAATCTGCAGAAGCTGATCGTCGCACGGGAACTGGAGCAGGGAACTCCGTTCCTGATCGCAGCCGAACCGACGCGCGGCGTTGACATCGGGGCCATGGAGACGATTCATAGCGAACTGCTCAAGCGGCGCGAAGAGGGCACGGGAATTTTGCTCGTATCGTCGGAATTAACGGAAATCTTGAAGCTGTCCGACCGCATTCTGGTTATGTTTGAAGGCCGGATCGCGGGCGAGCTGTCGGCGAAGGAAGCGACAGAGGAGAAATTGGGACTGCTGATGGCGGGAGGAACCTTGTAA
- a CDS encoding DinB family protein produces the protein MNEAIFNQLDFARGGTLKSVENVTEQEADIIPEGFANSIRWNLGHIYTVHEQFAFATAGEQPRLPEGFEAWFATGTKPADWTSKPPAISELVELLQEQTTRIRETFSNRLDQASAHPLTIGPLTFQTVGEFLVFSLYHEGMHTQTIKAYRKLIK, from the coding sequence ATGAATGAAGCGATTTTTAACCAATTGGATTTTGCCAGAGGCGGGACCTTAAAGTCGGTGGAAAATGTAACGGAGCAGGAGGCTGATATCATCCCGGAAGGATTTGCGAACAGCATTCGCTGGAACCTGGGACATATCTACACCGTGCATGAGCAGTTCGCTTTTGCGACTGCGGGCGAGCAGCCCCGACTTCCGGAAGGATTCGAGGCGTGGTTTGCAACCGGAACCAAACCGGCCGATTGGACGTCGAAGCCGCCTGCGATTTCCGAACTGGTAGAGCTTTTGCAGGAGCAAACGACCCGAATTCGTGAAACCTTCTCGAATCGCCTCGACCAGGCTTCAGCTCATCCGCTGACCATCGGTCCCCTGACGTTCCAAACCGTGGGGGAATTTCTAGTGTTCAGCTTGTATCATGAAGGGATGCACACGCAGACGATTAAGGCATACAGAAAATTAATAAAGTAA
- a CDS encoding YheC/YheD family protein has product MKYKSSTIKSKWKKTKWLNEDSYFRQYVPHTLPFSKKNLNAMLADYTTVFFKPTDGSGGVNIVRIRKTDGGYQSQLNTKKTSYSSSSQLYRDLNRFAGSRPYLLQKGIRLAKSNGKPFDIRVMVQKTKQGAWVSTALFTKVGNPNKVATNYNQGGTIGTFRKTMSGTNFNSAFTQQLESELKGLGVAVGKNFDRHYRGFKELGLDVAVDSNGRPWILEVNTRPQIYPLKTLKDRSLYHKVLSYGKHYGRTK; this is encoded by the coding sequence ATGAAATATAAAAGCAGTACCATCAAGAGCAAATGGAAGAAAACGAAATGGTTAAACGAAGATTCTTATTTCAGACAATACGTACCGCACACATTGCCGTTCAGCAAAAAAAACCTGAACGCTATGCTGGCGGACTACACCACGGTTTTCTTCAAACCTACGGATGGTTCAGGCGGTGTAAACATCGTCCGAATCCGCAAAACGGACGGGGGCTACCAGAGCCAGCTGAATACCAAGAAAACGTCGTACTCCAGCTCATCTCAATTGTACCGTGATCTGAACCGCTTTGCCGGGAGCAGACCCTACCTGCTGCAAAAAGGAATTCGTTTGGCCAAAAGCAATGGCAAGCCATTCGATATCCGGGTGATGGTCCAGAAGACTAAGCAGGGAGCCTGGGTGAGCACCGCCTTATTCACCAAAGTCGGCAACCCTAACAAAGTCGCAACCAATTATAATCAAGGCGGCACCATTGGAACGTTCCGCAAAACGATGAGCGGCACCAATTTCAACTCGGCCTTCACCCAGCAGCTGGAGTCCGAGCTCAAAGGACTTGGCGTGGCCGTTGGCAAAAACTTCGACCGCCATTATCGCGGTTTCAAAGAGCTGGGACTCGATGTAGCTGTGGATTCCAATGGCAGACCATGGATTCTCGAGGTGAACACCAGACCGCAAATTTATCCGCTCAAAACGTTAAAGGATCGGAGTCTGTACCATAAGGTTCTCTCTTACGGAAAGCATTATGGGCGCACGAAATAA
- a CDS encoding MATE family efflux transporter, which translates to MSLFVREKGFYKSFFWLTLVIGMQNLISVGVNLSDNVMLGGYSESALSGVALANQIQFLLHMLVLGVCEGLVIMSSRFWGAKDLGSIKKAASIGMRMAIFLSIVLWIIVFFFPHEVLSLFTKEENVIAAGVDYLRIICFSYIFFAVTNSLLASLRSVETVKIGFVVSLSTLIINICLNYILIYGYLGFPELGVAGSAIATLTARIIECVIVIVYIKRFDRKILLKMQDFLQFDMELFKQYIRVGSPILMSNTIWGLAMAAQTAILGHMGESAIAANSIATTIFQMVTVIVYASASATAVLIGKTIGEGLMDKIISYAKTLQILYILLGLLTGAVLFVIKDFVLGFYSISDEAKTLALHFMTVLSITVVGTAYQMPALTGIVRSGGDTRFVLYNDLIFMWLIVLPSSALCAFVFHLPPLAIFICLKSDQILKCFVAIVKVNRFKWIRSFSS; encoded by the coding sequence ATGAGTTTATTTGTTCGCGAAAAAGGGTTCTACAAAAGTTTTTTCTGGCTGACGCTTGTCATCGGGATGCAGAACCTGATATCGGTCGGCGTGAATTTGTCGGACAACGTCATGCTGGGAGGATACAGTGAATCGGCGCTATCGGGCGTTGCCCTCGCGAACCAGATCCAATTCCTGCTGCACATGCTGGTTTTGGGCGTATGCGAAGGATTGGTCATCATGTCATCCAGATTCTGGGGTGCGAAGGATTTAGGCTCGATCAAAAAAGCGGCAAGCATCGGCATGCGCATGGCGATCTTCCTCAGTATTGTGTTATGGATAATCGTGTTCTTTTTCCCGCATGAGGTATTGTCTTTGTTTACGAAGGAAGAGAATGTCATCGCCGCCGGCGTGGACTATTTACGAATCATCTGTTTCTCTTATATCTTCTTTGCCGTCACCAATTCCTTGCTGGCTTCACTGCGAAGCGTGGAAACGGTAAAAATCGGCTTTGTGGTATCATTATCGACCTTGATAATCAACATCTGCCTGAACTATATCCTCATCTACGGGTATTTGGGTTTCCCTGAACTGGGCGTGGCCGGATCGGCAATCGCTACCCTGACGGCAAGAATCATTGAATGTGTGATCGTCATCGTTTATATTAAGCGGTTCGACCGTAAAATCTTGTTAAAAATGCAGGATTTCCTGCAGTTCGATATGGAGCTCTTCAAACAGTACATTCGCGTTGGCTCCCCGATTCTGATGTCCAACACGATATGGGGGCTTGCCATGGCGGCACAAACCGCCATCCTGGGGCATATGGGAGAATCGGCGATCGCCGCCAACAGCATTGCCACAACGATTTTCCAGATGGTGACAGTCATCGTATACGCTTCGGCCAGCGCAACGGCTGTGCTGATTGGGAAGACCATCGGAGAAGGTTTGATGGACAAAATCATATCCTATGCCAAAACGCTGCAGATTCTGTATATCCTTCTTGGCTTGCTGACGGGCGCCGTGCTGTTTGTGATTAAGGATTTCGTGCTGGGCTTCTACTCCATTTCCGATGAGGCGAAGACACTCGCGCTGCATTTCATGACGGTGTTGTCGATCACCGTCGTCGGAACGGCTTATCAGATGCCGGCATTGACGGGCATTGTGCGAAGCGGGGGAGACACCCGCTTTGTGCTCTACAATGATTTGATTTTTATGTGGCTGATCGTGCTACCCTCATCGGCATTATGCGCGTTTGTATTCCACTTACCACCGCTCGCCATATTCATTTGCTTGAAGTCCGATCAGATTCTGAAGTGTTTTGTGGCGATCGTGAAGGTCAACCGATTCAAATGGATACGATCCTTCAGTTCATGA
- a CDS encoding CYTH domain-containing protein: MAIEIERKYLLEAYPEDLISEGSIVVEKEQFIEQTYLALDGDQELRVRKITDLTSGQVEFTHTFKKGWGIAREEVEFAISEGLYDQVVKAHGAIPLTKRRVTARLGNTIIEIDDYAQIQLLVLEVEFPSIEAADGFVPPAWFGQDISTEKQYSNKKVWRELQQQAGRES, from the coding sequence ATGGCGATTGAAATCGAACGCAAATACCTATTGGAGGCTTATCCGGAAGACTTGATATCGGAAGGAAGCATCGTGGTCGAGAAGGAGCAGTTCATCGAGCAGACGTATTTGGCGCTGGATGGGGATCAGGAGCTTCGTGTCCGCAAAATAACGGATCTGACATCGGGACAGGTTGAATTCACCCATACGTTCAAAAAAGGGTGGGGAATTGCCAGGGAGGAAGTAGAGTTCGCCATTTCCGAAGGACTCTATGACCAAGTGGTGAAGGCGCATGGCGCGATTCCGCTGACCAAGAGACGGGTTACCGCCCGCTTAGGGAACACGATCATCGAAATCGACGATTATGCGCAGATTCAATTGCTGGTGCTGGAGGTAGAGTTTCCTTCCATAGAAGCTGCAGACGGCTTTGTACCGCCGGCGTGGTTTGGACAGGATATCAGCACGGAGAAACAATACAGCAACAAGAAGGTATGGCGGGAACTGCAGCAGCAAGCTGGCAGGGAATCGTAG
- a CDS encoding ABC transporter permease, whose amino-acid sequence MEQLFDLALINSALRVLTPILLAALGGALCSRVGLFNVGLEGFMLLGAFSAVVGNHFFGNVFYAILFAIAIVSIFSFIFAYLSINLQANVIVVGIAMNALAAGLTTFSLRAIFDVKGAFYDNTMVGLPKWNIPIIEDIPVLGPILAGLTPLVYLSFLIAGLMWYYFYRTKNGFRFLAAGENPLAAKSVGIRVRRYQYGAVLASGVLCALAGAQLSLGQVTMFTEGMTAGRGFIALVATMLGQSGPLGVTAASLLFGFMDALSIRFQGLALPTHFTQMLPYVVTILAMFFFKDKSFQQDALKQGSSSR is encoded by the coding sequence ATGGAACAGCTGTTTGATCTTGCTTTAATCAACTCGGCCCTCCGCGTGCTCACTCCGATCTTGCTTGCGGCCCTCGGCGGTGCCCTGTGTTCGCGCGTCGGATTGTTCAATGTCGGTCTGGAAGGCTTTATGCTGCTCGGGGCTTTCTCTGCCGTGGTGGGGAACCACTTCTTCGGCAACGTCTTTTATGCGATATTGTTCGCGATTGCAATCGTTTCGATTTTCTCTTTTATATTTGCTTATCTCAGCATCAATCTGCAGGCGAACGTCATTGTGGTCGGTATCGCGATGAATGCGTTGGCGGCGGGATTGACCACGTTTAGTTTACGGGCTATTTTTGATGTTAAAGGTGCATTTTATGATAATACGATGGTCGGGCTGCCGAAATGGAACATTCCGATTATCGAGGATATACCGGTGCTCGGTCCCATTCTGGCCGGCCTGACGCCGCTTGTCTATCTGTCGTTTTTGATTGCGGGCCTCATGTGGTATTATTTCTATCGCACGAAGAACGGCTTCCGGTTCTTGGCTGCCGGCGAAAATCCGCTCGCTGCCAAAAGCGTGGGCATCCGTGTAAGACGGTATCAGTATGGAGCCGTACTGGCGAGCGGCGTGTTATGTGCCCTTGCCGGCGCGCAGCTGTCGCTTGGACAAGTGACGATGTTTACGGAAGGCATGACGGCCGGACGCGGCTTTATCGCGCTCGTTGCCACGATGCTGGGCCAATCGGGTCCGCTTGGGGTAACGGCGGCAAGTCTGCTGTTTGGCTTTATGGATGCACTCAGCATCCGGTTCCAGGGGCTGGCGCTGCCGACGCATTTTACGCAGATGCTGCCGTATGTCGTGACGATTCTGGCGATGTTCTTCTTTAAGGACAAAAGCTTCCAGCAGGATGCGCTGAAGCAGGGATCCAGCTCCAGATAG
- a CDS encoding chitinase has protein sequence MTVWKYPLSRKMIQRSMIAALGAALLMPPLHAFAADEAPQADASSTHSAASTRSGTSAPAQITENPIDSLVIGEHRLISRKEIDQNWDGLDPDYTPEKVIAAVKALLSEEDFEALFPYRLGSAEWFKVASGKEYYKADQTDYFSYDNLINAVAEVSNLKIKISTRQGTPSAQEIYRLDKDARVETLVVRSADFHSSENLNKTIETVIIDGGTFLKEGVKKDRKRELAAFLANLSHETGGGWATAPRGPLRWGLFWNENIAGRTGVNKDAFVDPASAELYPGTPDKRYYGRGPIMLSWNFNYGLFSSIIYGDKSVLLDHPEIVAADGKIGYMTAILFWMTPQDPKPSAHDVMVGRWKPSPLEKFRGLGDPGFGTTVMVLNGLEANLGETEGSPVQRRAGHYRDITSRMGVDITGEKIDTLGMRPF, from the coding sequence ATGACCGTGTGGAAATATCCGTTATCTCGCAAGATGATCCAGCGAAGTATGATTGCAGCGCTCGGCGCTGCCCTCCTCATGCCCCCGCTTCATGCCTTTGCAGCCGATGAAGCGCCCCAAGCCGATGCATCTTCCACTCATTCGGCAGCCAGTACTAGATCCGGCACCTCGGCTCCAGCACAAATCACGGAGAATCCAATCGATTCCCTGGTGATCGGGGAGCATAGGCTGATTAGCCGCAAGGAGATCGACCAGAACTGGGACGGCCTCGATCCGGATTACACTCCGGAGAAGGTGATTGCAGCCGTTAAAGCGCTGCTATCAGAGGAAGATTTCGAGGCGTTGTTCCCTTATCGGCTGGGTTCGGCGGAATGGTTTAAAGTCGCCAGTGGCAAAGAATACTACAAAGCCGATCAGACGGACTATTTCTCATACGATAATCTCATCAACGCGGTCGCGGAGGTGTCCAATCTTAAGATCAAGATCAGCACGCGGCAAGGAACTCCTTCCGCACAGGAGATTTACCGATTAGACAAGGACGCCCGCGTTGAAACACTCGTTGTGCGTTCAGCTGACTTCCATTCGTCTGAGAACCTTAACAAAACGATTGAAACCGTTATCATTGATGGCGGCACTTTCCTGAAGGAAGGGGTCAAGAAGGACCGTAAGCGCGAACTGGCAGCCTTCCTCGCCAATCTGTCCCACGAGACGGGCGGAGGCTGGGCTACCGCCCCGAGAGGACCGCTCCGTTGGGGTTTGTTCTGGAACGAGAACATCGCCGGCCGGACTGGCGTTAATAAAGACGCCTTCGTCGATCCTGCCAGCGCTGAGCTGTATCCCGGAACACCAGACAAACGCTATTATGGACGGGGACCGATCATGCTCAGCTGGAACTTTAACTACGGCCTGTTCAGTTCCATCATCTATGGAGACAAAAGCGTGCTGCTGGACCATCCGGAGATCGTTGCCGCTGACGGTAAGATCGGCTACATGACCGCCATCCTGTTCTGGATGACGCCGCAAGACCCGAAGCCTTCCGCCCACGACGTCATGGTTGGCAGATGGAAGCCTTCCCCGCTCGAGAAGTTCAGAGGGCTTGGCGATCCCGGCTTCGGTACGACCGTAATGGTCTTGAACGGCCTGGAAGCCAACCTCGGTGAAACCGAGGGCAGCCCGGTGCAGCGGCGCGCCGGCCATTACCGCGATATTACAAGCCGTATGGGCGTTGATATTACCGGAGAGAAAATAGATACGTTGGGAATGAGACCATTCTGA
- a CDS encoding nucleoside phosphorylase, with protein sequence MLMPILQVNSEDIPEFVIVCGDPKRAETISRKLTNARELAFSREYRTFVGTYEGVELAVTSHGVGCPGAAVCFEELIRAGAKTLIRVGTAGSYRADTPAGSLVVSTAAIRTDGLTKQLVPDGFPAVADSQVAEALYESAVSIGEGVVRKGITVTLDVFFNGVEEVPHQKYKAAGALGVEMEIAALYVVAAIRGVRAGAIVAMDGFADADLAAEYDPNTNVVADAVEREINTALQAVVKLAKQG encoded by the coding sequence ATGTTGATGCCTATCTTGCAAGTGAACTCAGAGGATATACCTGAATTTGTGATCGTCTGCGGCGATCCCAAGCGTGCGGAGACCATTTCCCGCAAGCTTACAAACGCGCGCGAGCTCGCGTTCAGCCGCGAGTACCGCACCTTCGTGGGAACGTATGAAGGCGTTGAACTCGCGGTAACCAGCCACGGCGTTGGATGTCCGGGAGCTGCGGTTTGTTTCGAGGAGCTGATTCGCGCGGGGGCGAAAACCCTGATTCGCGTCGGCACGGCCGGATCCTATCGGGCGGATACCCCCGCGGGAAGCCTTGTGGTCAGCACGGCTGCGATCCGTACGGATGGCCTGACGAAACAGCTCGTGCCGGACGGCTTTCCAGCGGTTGCAGACAGCCAGGTAGCGGAGGCGCTGTACGAATCCGCGGTTTCAATTGGCGAAGGCGTGGTGCGCAAGGGGATTACTGTAACCCTGGACGTGTTCTTTAACGGCGTTGAAGAAGTACCGCACCAGAAGTATAAAGCAGCGGGAGCGCTCGGCGTTGAGATGGAAATTGCGGCATTGTACGTCGTTGCGGCGATCCGCGGCGTTCGCGCGGGCGCGATTGTCGCTATGGACGGTTTTGCCGACGCAGACCTCGCGGCCGAGTACGACCCGAACACGAATGTGGTTGCCGACGCGGTGGAACGCGAGATTAACACGGCCTTGCAGGCTGTGGTGAAGCTGGCGAAGCAGGGTTAG
- a CDS encoding sulfite oxidase-like oxidoreductase, which translates to MHKKAERLKKMKPVAVSNLTEEQRAKLPPGQTLTEKFPILHEGEVPHYDMSEWTLKVFGEVEEERTFSYEDILAMPTVTVNADIHCVTRWSKFDTVWEGILFRDFLAGLKIKPDAKYVMFHADPDYDTNVPIEDLLKDDVLLAYRFNGEPLTDKHGWPLRTVVPHRYFWKSAKWLRGIEFMKEDRPGFWERNGFHNEADPFKEERFSGEALDIPEDEWTHKEFD; encoded by the coding sequence GTGCACAAAAAGGCAGAACGATTGAAAAAAATGAAGCCGGTGGCGGTGAGCAACCTGACCGAGGAGCAGCGTGCCAAACTGCCGCCGGGGCAGACGCTGACCGAGAAATTCCCCATTTTGCACGAGGGGGAGGTTCCACATTACGACATGTCGGAGTGGACGCTCAAGGTGTTCGGGGAAGTCGAAGAGGAACGGACGTTTTCTTATGAAGATATATTGGCGATGCCAACGGTGACCGTGAACGCGGACATCCACTGCGTTACCCGCTGGTCCAAGTTCGATACGGTATGGGAGGGAATCCTGTTCCGGGATTTCCTGGCGGGGCTGAAGATCAAGCCGGATGCCAAATACGTCATGTTTCATGCCGATCCCGATTACGATACGAATGTACCCATCGAGGATCTGCTTAAGGACGATGTGCTGCTGGCCTATCGCTTTAACGGCGAGCCGCTGACGGACAAGCATGGCTGGCCGCTGCGTACGGTTGTGCCGCATCGCTATTTCTGGAAGAGCGCCAAATGGCTGCGCGGGATCGAGTTTATGAAGGAAGACCGTCCGGGCTTCTGGGAACGCAACGGCTTCCACAATGAAGCGGACCCGTTCAAGGAAGAGCGGTTTAGCGGCGAGGCGCTGGATATACCCGAAGATGAATGGACACATAAGGAGTTTGACTAA
- a CDS encoding MmcQ/YjbR family DNA-binding protein: MRSPLIAYCLSKKAASEDYPFGPLPIVMKVGGKMFALITTIAGEKVSHISLKCDPVIAENLRQQHDAVQPGYHLNKKHWNTVAVDGSLTEADLHDMIDHSYDLVLKSLPKAQRVAIAQRLV; this comes from the coding sequence GTGCGAAGCCCACTCATTGCTTACTGTCTTTCCAAGAAAGCTGCATCCGAAGACTATCCGTTCGGACCGCTTCCGATCGTCATGAAAGTCGGGGGCAAAATGTTTGCCCTGATTACCACAATCGCAGGAGAGAAGGTCAGCCATATATCCCTGAAATGCGATCCGGTGATCGCAGAGAATTTGCGTCAGCAGCATGACGCGGTGCAGCCCGGATATCATCTCAACAAGAAACATTGGAATACGGTTGCCGTGGACGGTTCCTTAACGGAAGCGGACCTGCACGATATGATTGATCATTCCTATGATTTGGTGCTCAAGAGCTTACCTAAAGCTCAGCGCGTTGCAATCGCTCAGCGGCTGGTCTGA